One region of Flavobacterium sp. GSB-24 genomic DNA includes:
- a CDS encoding sigma-54 dependent transcriptional regulator encodes MEKQADKNAILLNRLQEREREQFLVLSICKTLAEALSKSEFHTLVNDVLKEYLAFEDFILVSSNDDENDYQIFYQFSEYKTDSDEKYPLNDGFFDLCMNSADTVIFDLKSITDNKLPDYLQSNNNKNFKNGIGICLPYLKGSQNVLFLFFKSAAAFSRESNRIIRGIGTHLSITVRNIKMALDYESNVSQLKLLQKNLSQRKPEAVVSNTEGFQGIVGKSEAMQKVYELISQVAPSQSTVLIFGETGTGKELIANAIHKLSEFSKERMVKVNCASIPENLIESELFGHEKGAFTGATDVRIGKFEQAENSTIFLDEIGELPLALQGKLLRVLQEKEVERIGGRKPFKINVRVIAATNRSLEKEVAEGRFRSDLYYRLNVFPIALPALRERPEDIEVLGNFFLETHSQKIGKNVKGFSKKVLNKMNANAWPGNVRELENMVERSILFAKEEVIKEMTFPKIFTLESSIAPVDFSTKTLQEVEKEHILKVIKKCNGRISGPQGAAVLLGLPSTTLASRMQKLGIKKEHFLS; translated from the coding sequence ATGGAAAAGCAGGCCGATAAGAATGCAATACTGCTAAACAGATTGCAGGAGAGAGAAAGAGAACAATTTCTTGTATTGTCCATCTGCAAAACACTTGCGGAGGCGCTATCGAAAAGCGAATTTCATACTCTTGTAAATGATGTTTTAAAAGAGTATCTTGCTTTTGAGGATTTCATTTTGGTTTCTTCTAATGACGACGAAAATGATTATCAAATTTTCTATCAATTTTCAGAATATAAAACTGATTCAGATGAAAAGTACCCTTTAAACGACGGTTTTTTTGATCTTTGTATGAATTCTGCCGATACAGTTATTTTTGATTTAAAATCAATAACAGACAATAAACTTCCGGATTATCTCCAATCTAATAACAATAAAAATTTTAAAAACGGAATTGGAATTTGCCTTCCGTATTTAAAAGGAAGTCAAAATGTCCTTTTTCTTTTCTTTAAAAGTGCTGCCGCATTTAGCCGAGAATCCAATCGAATTATACGTGGCATCGGTACACATTTGTCTATTACTGTTAGAAATATAAAAATGGCATTGGATTACGAGAGCAATGTATCACAGCTAAAACTTTTGCAAAAGAATTTAAGCCAAAGAAAACCAGAAGCTGTCGTTTCGAATACGGAAGGTTTTCAGGGAATTGTCGGAAAGAGTGAAGCCATGCAAAAAGTTTATGAATTAATTTCTCAAGTCGCGCCTTCGCAATCTACCGTTTTAATTTTTGGTGAAACAGGAACAGGAAAAGAACTAATTGCTAATGCCATTCATAAATTGTCTGAGTTCTCGAAGGAAAGAATGGTAAAAGTAAATTGTGCCTCAATACCCGAAAATTTAATTGAAAGCGAATTATTCGGTCATGAAAAAGGCGCGTTTACCGGAGCCACAGATGTTAGAATTGGGAAATTTGAACAAGCCGAAAACAGTACCATTTTTCTGGACGAAATAGGAGAACTGCCTTTGGCATTACAAGGAAAACTGCTTCGCGTTTTACAGGAAAAAGAAGTAGAACGAATTGGAGGCAGAAAACCTTTTAAAATTAACGTGCGTGTGATTGCAGCAACAAACCGATCACTGGAAAAGGAAGTTGCCGAGGGCCGTTTTAGAAGTGATTTATATTATCGGTTAAATGTTTTTCCAATTGCACTTCCTGCATTGCGCGAACGTCCCGAAGATATTGAGGTTTTAGGGAATTTTTTCTTAGAAACACATTCGCAGAAAATTGGAAAAAATGTAAAAGGCTTTTCTAAAAAAGTGCTGAATAAAATGAATGCCAATGCATGGCCTGGAAATGTGCGTGAACTCGAAAATATGGTCGAGCGCAGTATTTTGTTTGCCAAAGAAGAGGTAATAAAAGAAATGACTTTTCCGAAGATTTTTACGCTGGAATCTTCAATCGCTCCAGTTGATTTTTCTACCAAAACCCTGCAGGAAGTAGAAAAGGAGCATATTTTAAAAGTAATTAAAAAATGCAACGGAAGAATTTCGGGACCTCAGGGTGCTGCAGTTTTACTAGGCCTGCCTTCGACAACTTTAGCTTCGCGAATGCAGAAATTAGGTATTAAAAAAGAACATTTCCTGAGCTGA
- a CDS encoding TMEM175 family protein: MEKETVRIEGFSDAVFAIAITLLVLELRAPEANIVKNGTQLLDFLQGEWTTYLAFTLSFFSIFIMWVNHHKIFKQIYSRNTGIMFSNGLILFLVSAVSYPTALLARFFNSEASNIAVAIYTGIFVLINISYNLLWYNASSDKKLLRPGITDSAIKKIRNNYLYGFPTYLIAFGVSFQFPSVALAINMLLLIFWAFSSGKIKVIQE; encoded by the coding sequence ATGGAAAAAGAAACCGTAAGAATCGAAGGATTCAGTGATGCTGTTTTTGCTATTGCAATTACCCTTTTAGTACTGGAGCTGCGTGCACCTGAAGCTAATATCGTAAAAAATGGTACTCAATTACTGGATTTCCTACAAGGCGAGTGGACCACTTATCTGGCTTTTACTCTTTCTTTTTTTAGCATTTTTATTATGTGGGTCAATCACCACAAGATATTCAAACAGATTTACAGTCGTAATACAGGGATTATGTTTTCTAACGGATTGATTTTGTTTCTAGTTTCGGCTGTTTCTTATCCAACGGCTTTGCTCGCTCGCTTTTTTAACAGTGAAGCTTCGAATATTGCGGTGGCCATATATACCGGAATTTTTGTACTGATCAATATTTCATATAATCTTTTATGGTACAATGCAAGTTCAGACAAAAAACTACTCCGTCCGGGAATAACCGATTCTGCCATCAAAAAAATCAGGAATAATTACCTGTACGGCTTCCCAACATATTTAATTGCTTTTGGCGTTTCATTCCAATTTCCTTCTGTTGCGTTGGCAATTAATATGCTTTTATTGATATTCTGGGCATTTTCTTCGGGGAAAATAAAAGTTATTCAGGAATAA
- a CDS encoding sigma-54 dependent transcriptional regulator, producing the protein MKEKILIVEDEFIVANDLKIMLKKAGYEVTGIASSVVQARKLIAEKRPDWVLLDIMLKGDLTGIDLAWELREMQLPFLYISANTNQSTLEAVKETHPYGFMVKPFRERDLVVMLDIAKYRFDEEKCSYADVSVPVTEEEIEGIIGSSDLIKEVIEKIKIVAPTETSVLILGESGTGKERVAHAIHDLSHHKSNSLVVVNCAALPQSLVESELFGHEKGAFTGASTLRVGKFEQADNGTIFLDEIGELPLDSQVKLLRVLQEKEIQRLGGNSTKKINVRVIAATNRSLEKEVAEGRFRLDLYYRLNVFPIELPPLKERKGDIAALADFFLKKYAASARKNVTGMSPLALQQLLDYDWPGNIRELEHLVERNVLLTKTNEIEKFDLPSSTDANPLQASIGKMKSMEEMEKEHIMNALQACNGKISGIGGAAALLQMQPQSLYSKMKKLGIKQGYK; encoded by the coding sequence ATGAAGGAGAAAATTCTAATTGTTGAAGACGAATTTATTGTAGCAAATGATTTAAAAATTATGCTGAAAAAAGCGGGTTACGAAGTAACCGGGATTGCTTCTTCTGTGGTTCAGGCGAGAAAATTGATCGCCGAAAAAAGACCTGACTGGGTTTTATTGGATATAATGCTGAAAGGCGACCTTACTGGAATTGATCTGGCTTGGGAACTGCGCGAAATGCAGCTGCCATTTTTGTACATTTCTGCCAATACCAATCAGTCGACTTTGGAAGCCGTAAAAGAAACACATCCGTATGGATTTATGGTGAAGCCTTTTCGCGAACGCGATCTTGTGGTAATGCTTGACATTGCCAAGTACCGCTTTGATGAGGAAAAATGCAGTTATGCAGATGTTTCTGTCCCTGTTACAGAAGAAGAAATCGAAGGCATTATTGGCAGCAGCGACTTGATTAAAGAAGTAATTGAAAAGATTAAAATTGTAGCCCCAACAGAAACTTCAGTTTTGATTTTAGGTGAGAGCGGTACTGGAAAAGAACGTGTTGCACATGCAATACATGATCTTTCTCATCATAAATCGAATTCACTTGTAGTGGTAAACTGCGCTGCTTTACCACAGTCCCTTGTAGAATCTGAACTTTTCGGACATGAAAAAGGCGCTTTTACGGGAGCCAGTACCTTAAGAGTCGGAAAGTTTGAACAGGCCGATAATGGCACGATTTTTCTAGATGAAATTGGCGAACTACCTCTCGATTCTCAAGTAAAACTGCTTCGTGTTTTACAGGAAAAAGAAATCCAGCGTCTGGGTGGAAATTCAACCAAAAAAATCAATGTCCGAGTTATAGCCGCTACCAACAGATCGCTGGAAAAAGAAGTGGCAGAAGGTCGTTTCCGTCTGGATTTATATTATCGCTTAAATGTTTTTCCAATTGAATTGCCGCCCCTAAAAGAACGCAAAGGCGATATCGCAGCACTGGCTGATTTTTTCCTTAAAAAATATGCAGCAAGTGCCAGGAAAAATGTTACAGGAATGAGCCCTCTAGCTTTGCAGCAATTACTAGATTATGACTGGCCGGGAAATATCCGCGAACTAGAACATTTAGTAGAAAGAAATGTACTGCTGACCAAAACAAACGAAATCGAAAAATTTGATCTTCCCTCAAGCACGGATGCTAATCCTCTGCAAGCCAGCATCGGCAAAATGAAATCGATGGAAGAAATGGAAAAAGAACATATTATGAATGCATTGCAGGCCTGTAATGGAAAGATTTCCGGGATTGGAGGCGCAGCTGCGTTATTGCAGATGCAGCCGCAAAGTTTATATTCTAAAATGAAAAAATTAGGTATTAAGCAGGGGTATAAATAA
- a CDS encoding histidine kinase dimerization/phosphoacceptor domain -containing protein yields the protein MNNTTIFSFKNYVRFLCTLLLFLSANPNSIAQSKEDPVVLRKKITLAGNDSKKVELLLALSNYYLTKTGEFKEDLDSASVINLKAKNLSNSLGYKLGKGKTILLAAQIARESGNSRNALKNTQNAIAYFEKNNMPEQLGESYNELAMQSEGDEKAKYKEKAIALFKKSGARKKQATVLQELGEYYSTSENPDKAEAISLESLALYKSIHYKDIQGICNILAEIYTQKGNFPEALKYGLLAEKTAIALNDKTLQLSSIYNHVALVYYYLRQNDKTEEYWQKALKIATQYKDTEYVRTIADNLSSLYIRQKKENEALKLIKEMQDHYPTSNIERIMTENYLLFNIYRIQKNAKAAIYYKKMADYYGDNADRNGNTFAVLRSFAAYHYQVKNYPSFYRNIKKLDSIAATMGNNNIRSESHNIWFKADSSRGDYISAIKHYQLYKSLSDSVFKGEKSKQISSLQVEFESEQKDKNIDLLKQQAKVQEIQIQKDTVIRYVFIGSVVVLILFLAVLYKSFRLKKKKNEQLEIKRQQIEAQNELNKKMLLEKEWLLKEIHHRVKNNLQIVISLLNTQSAYLDNEDALLAIQNSQHRMHAMSLIHQKLYQSDNLANIDMSWYIFELISYMRECFDTDTKINFALETEKVYLDVAQAVPLGLIINEAINNAIKYAFPKDRKGKVTIELKNTGENNYKLVIADNGVGLPENFEETERNSLGMNLMMGLTDQIDGEFEMKNDSGLTIKITFTKNTEFEGTADDSEII from the coding sequence ATGAATAATACCACCATTTTTTCCTTTAAAAACTATGTACGTTTTTTATGTACTCTATTATTATTTTTATCTGCAAACCCTAACTCCATTGCGCAGTCCAAAGAAGATCCAGTTGTGTTAAGAAAGAAAATTACTTTGGCCGGCAATGACAGCAAAAAAGTCGAATTGCTTTTGGCTTTAAGCAATTATTATCTTACCAAAACAGGCGAATTTAAGGAAGATCTTGACAGCGCATCTGTTATCAATCTAAAAGCAAAAAACCTTAGTAACTCTTTAGGTTACAAACTCGGAAAAGGAAAAACGATACTTTTAGCTGCACAAATCGCCAGAGAAAGCGGCAATTCCAGAAATGCACTCAAAAACACCCAGAATGCTATAGCTTATTTTGAAAAAAATAACATGCCAGAACAGCTTGGAGAAAGTTATAACGAACTGGCGATGCAATCTGAAGGCGACGAAAAAGCAAAATATAAAGAAAAAGCTATTGCATTATTCAAAAAATCAGGAGCCCGAAAAAAACAAGCTACGGTATTACAAGAACTTGGCGAATACTACAGCACCAGCGAAAATCCTGATAAAGCAGAAGCTATTTCATTAGAATCTCTTGCGCTTTATAAATCCATACATTATAAAGATATACAGGGAATTTGTAATATTCTTGCCGAAATTTATACACAAAAAGGCAATTTCCCAGAAGCCTTAAAATATGGACTTTTAGCAGAAAAAACTGCTATAGCATTAAACGATAAAACCTTACAGCTAAGTTCTATTTACAATCATGTAGCTTTGGTGTATTATTACCTCCGCCAGAATGATAAAACTGAGGAATACTGGCAAAAAGCTCTTAAAATTGCAACACAATATAAGGATACAGAATATGTACGAACAATTGCCGACAATTTGAGTTCATTATATATTCGCCAGAAAAAAGAAAACGAAGCCCTGAAACTCATCAAAGAAATGCAAGATCATTATCCAACCTCAAATATTGAGCGTATAATGACCGAGAATTATCTTTTATTTAATATTTACCGAATTCAAAAAAATGCCAAAGCAGCAATTTATTACAAAAAAATGGCCGATTACTATGGTGACAATGCCGATAGAAACGGTAATACTTTTGCTGTTTTAAGAAGTTTTGCAGCATATCACTATCAGGTTAAAAACTATCCTTCTTTTTATCGAAACATTAAAAAATTAGATTCAATTGCTGCGACAATGGGAAATAATAATATTCGTTCTGAAAGTCATAATATTTGGTTTAAAGCCGATTCTTCACGAGGAGATTACATCAGTGCGATTAAGCATTACCAATTATACAAAAGCCTTTCTGATTCGGTTTTTAAGGGAGAAAAAAGCAAGCAGATCAGCAGTTTGCAGGTTGAATTTGAAAGCGAACAAAAAGATAAAAATATCGATCTGCTTAAACAGCAGGCAAAAGTACAGGAAATTCAAATTCAAAAAGATACCGTAATTCGTTATGTTTTTATAGGCAGTGTGGTTGTTTTGATTCTTTTTCTGGCCGTTTTGTACAAAAGCTTCCGCCTGAAAAAAAAGAAAAACGAACAACTCGAAATCAAGCGTCAGCAGATTGAAGCACAAAACGAACTGAACAAAAAAATGCTTTTGGAGAAAGAATGGCTTTTAAAAGAAATTCATCATAGAGTAAAAAACAACCTTCAGATTGTCATTAGTTTATTAAATACACAATCGGCTTATCTGGATAACGAAGATGCTTTACTGGCAATCCAAAACAGTCAGCACCGAATGCACGCCATGTCGCTTATTCATCAAAAATTATATCAATCTGATAATCTCGCAAATATAGATATGTCATGGTATATTTTTGAATTGATCAGTTATATGAGGGAATGTTTTGATACTGATACCAAGATCAATTTTGCTTTAGAAACTGAAAAAGTATATCTTGATGTGGCACAAGCAGTTCCGCTTGGATTAATAATCAACGAAGCGATTAATAATGCGATTAAATATGCTTTTCCAAAAGACAGAAAAGGAAAAGTAACGATTGAACTTAAAAATACAGGCGAAAATAACTACAAACTAGTAATTGCCGACAACGGCGTTGGACTTCCTGAAAACTTTGAAGAGACGGAAAGAAATTCGCTGGGAATGAACTTAATGATGGGATTGACCGACCAAATTGATGGAGAGTTTGAAATGAAAAACGACAGCGGACTGACAATCAAAATTACATTTACAAAAAATACAGAATTTGAAGGCACCGCTGATGATTCTGAAATAATATAA
- a CDS encoding YoaK family protein produces MEMQKNIWYVTLLLTMIAGYCDTVTFVAADSIFSAHVTGNFIVFAYQIIKGSDAHAWIKLLTFPVFIFAVIVGGRIALKSVNHYTILFWEGIVLVLCGIASYVFGYLQIFSEWAIYIVAMTTVFAMGLQNAFGKLFAKETHGPTTMMTGNVTQASLDLGSLIKNGTNDADSLLSFKKQLVTILGFLTGCFLGAVAGKFFGLGTLLIPGLAMIICYWYHRNN; encoded by the coding sequence ATGGAAATGCAAAAAAATATCTGGTACGTAACCCTGCTTCTCACTATGATAGCAGGGTATTGCGACACTGTAACTTTCGTCGCAGCCGATTCGATTTTCTCGGCACACGTTACGGGCAACTTTATTGTCTTCGCATATCAAATCATTAAAGGTTCTGATGCCCACGCGTGGATCAAATTGCTGACCTTTCCAGTCTTTATCTTTGCCGTAATCGTTGGCGGAAGAATCGCTTTAAAAAGTGTAAACCATTATACTATCTTATTCTGGGAAGGGATCGTACTGGTTTTGTGCGGTATCGCTTCTTATGTTTTTGGTTATTTGCAAATATTTTCAGAATGGGCAATTTATATCGTAGCCATGACAACCGTTTTTGCAATGGGATTACAAAATGCTTTTGGAAAATTATTTGCTAAGGAAACTCATGGCCCTACAACGATGATGACCGGAAATGTAACACAAGCTTCGCTGGATTTAGGAAGCCTTATAAAAAACGGTACAAACGATGCAGATTCGCTGTTAAGTTTTAAAAAGCAACTCGTTACTATTTTAGGATTTCTTACAGGCTGTTTTCTAGGAGCTGTTGCCGGAAAGTTTTTCGGACTGGGAACTTTATTGATACCAGGTCTGGCCATGATTATTTGTTACTGGTACCACCGCAATAACTAG
- a CDS encoding DNA starvation/stationary phase protection protein, producing MKANIGIKQERINNVVEVLIKILADEFILYTKTKRAHWNVEGPDFYNKHLFFEQQYDAIDQIVDTVAERIRSLGHYTPATLKDFLALTHLSEELQENNDSNGFIKELLIDHESIIVYLRENINLIANELQDAGTSDFITGLVENHEKMAWMLRAHLK from the coding sequence ATGAAAGCAAACATCGGAATTAAACAAGAAAGAATTAACAATGTCGTAGAAGTATTAATTAAAATCCTTGCAGACGAATTTATACTTTACACTAAAACAAAACGAGCACACTGGAATGTTGAAGGACCAGATTTTTACAATAAACATCTTTTTTTCGAACAACAATACGATGCGATCGACCAAATTGTAGATACGGTTGCGGAAAGAATCAGATCTTTGGGTCATTATACGCCTGCAACTCTAAAAGATTTCTTAGCGCTTACGCATCTTTCAGAAGAGTTACAAGAGAATAATGACAGCAATGGCTTTATTAAAGAATTGCTTATTGATCACGAAAGCATTATTGTTTATCTGCGTGAAAACATTAATTTAATTGCTAACGAATTACAAGACGCGGGAACCAGCGATTTTATTACAGGTCTTGTAGAAAATCACGAAAAAATGGCTTGGATGCTTCGTGCTCATTTAAAATAA
- a CDS encoding DoxX family protein produces MTDIIKQILNSDLGTSFNNIAFLIFRVLLAIELFRVHGMKKFRVENGQKEHVPNPLHLPEKLNGLVATFSDTVVPFFIMLGLGTRLAILPTIGVTAVGYFVVHQKDSLEVRDIPYMYTLSLLLILALGAGKYSLDYYLLNLI; encoded by the coding sequence ATGACAGACATTATAAAACAAATCCTTAATTCAGATTTAGGAACTTCATTCAATAACATCGCGTTTTTAATATTCAGAGTCTTATTAGCAATAGAATTATTCAGGGTTCATGGAATGAAGAAATTCAGAGTCGAAAATGGACAAAAAGAGCACGTTCCGAATCCGCTGCATCTGCCGGAAAAACTAAACGGATTGGTTGCAACTTTCTCTGATACTGTTGTACCCTTTTTTATTATGCTCGGCCTAGGAACACGCCTTGCAATTTTACCTACAATTGGCGTAACGGCTGTTGGTTATTTTGTGGTACACCAGAAAGATTCACTAGAAGTGCGTGACATTCCGTACATGTACACTTTATCCTTATTATTAATTCTTGCACTTGGAGCAGGAAAATATTCACTTGATTATTATTTATTAAACCTAATTTAA
- a CDS encoding amidohydrolase, translated as MKADLILFNGKIHSFNAETPNVTAVAIKDGKFIAVGNDSDIMEFASSATKIIDLQNKRVVPGINDSHIHLIRGGLNYNLELRWDGVPSLADALRMLKEQVDRTPNPQWVRVVGGWSEFQFAERRMPTLEEINAIAPETPVFILHLYDRAIMNRAALKAVGYNKNTTAPPGGYIERDAKGEPTGLIIATPNAMILYSTLAKGPTLSYEHQINSTRHFMKELNRFGITSVIDAGGGFQNFPDDYKVVNELNEKKQLTVRIAYNLFTQKPKHEFEDFSDWIDTVKLYQGDDMYRHNGAGEMLVFSAADFEDFLQPRPDLPENMEAELEKVVRLLVENRWPFRLHATYNESITRFLNVFEKINQDVPFNGLPWIFDHAETIDERNIERVKALGGGIAVQSRMAYQGEYFTDRYGAKAAENTPPIKKMIEMEVPVGSGSDATRVSSYNPWVSMYWMTVGKTVGGLQLYNETRLDRQTALELYTRGSAWFSQEQTKKGDIRTGMFADLAVLDRDYFTIEDEEIKKIEADLTIVDGKIVYANGDFSSFSPPHIPILPDWSPTNIYNGYPSKSSFQSTIENNAKADSKPGLTSQIHSCSGSCDVHAHSHDIARMSNVPVNNYNAFWGALGCSCFAF; from the coding sequence ATGAAAGCAGATTTAATTTTATTCAACGGAAAAATACACAGTTTCAATGCAGAAACCCCAAACGTAACGGCTGTAGCCATTAAAGACGGGAAATTTATTGCCGTAGGAAACGACAGCGATATAATGGAATTTGCATCTTCAGCAACCAAAATAATCGATCTTCAAAATAAAAGAGTGGTTCCCGGAATCAATGATTCGCATATTCACTTAATCCGTGGCGGCTTAAATTATAATCTGGAATTACGCTGGGATGGTGTTCCTTCTTTGGCAGATGCACTTCGAATGCTGAAAGAGCAGGTGGACCGCACGCCAAATCCGCAATGGGTTCGTGTTGTGGGTGGATGGTCGGAGTTTCAGTTTGCTGAACGCAGAATGCCGACTTTAGAAGAAATCAATGCGATTGCTCCCGAAACTCCAGTTTTTATCCTGCATTTATATGACAGGGCGATTATGAACAGAGCGGCTTTAAAAGCAGTTGGTTACAATAAAAATACAACAGCACCTCCAGGAGGTTATATAGAAAGAGATGCCAAAGGCGAACCAACAGGATTGATTATTGCAACGCCAAACGCCATGATTTTGTATTCGACTCTGGCAAAAGGGCCGACACTTTCATATGAGCATCAGATTAATTCGACGCGTCATTTTATGAAAGAATTAAACCGTTTCGGAATTACAAGTGTAATTGATGCCGGTGGCGGATTTCAGAATTTTCCTGATGATTATAAAGTGGTAAACGAATTGAATGAAAAGAAACAACTAACGGTAAGAATCGCTTACAATCTTTTCACACAAAAACCAAAACACGAATTTGAAGATTTTTCAGATTGGATTGATACCGTAAAATTGTATCAGGGCGATGATATGTACCGTCATAACGGTGCGGGCGAAATGCTGGTTTTTTCTGCTGCCGACTTCGAAGATTTCTTACAGCCAAGACCTGATTTACCAGAAAATATGGAAGCAGAACTGGAAAAAGTAGTCCGCCTTTTGGTAGAAAACCGCTGGCCTTTTAGACTTCATGCGACTTACAACGAAAGCATAACCAGATTTTTAAATGTCTTCGAAAAAATAAATCAGGACGTGCCTTTCAATGGATTACCGTGGATCTTTGATCACGCCGAAACGATTGACGAAAGAAACATCGAACGTGTAAAAGCGCTTGGCGGCGGAATCGCAGTACAAAGCAGAATGGCTTATCAGGGAGAATATTTTACAGATCGCTACGGCGCAAAGGCAGCCGAAAACACACCTCCAATCAAAAAAATGATTGAGATGGAAGTTCCAGTTGGCAGCGGTTCTGATGCTACTCGTGTGAGCAGCTACAATCCGTGGGTTTCTATGTACTGGATGACGGTTGGAAAAACAGTCGGCGGTCTTCAATTGTACAACGAAACTAGATTAGACCGACAAACCGCTTTGGAATTGTATACCAGAGGAAGCGCTTGGTTTTCTCAGGAGCAAACTAAAAAAGGCGATATCAGAACTGGAATGTTTGCAGATTTGGCAGTTCTGGACCGTGATTATTTTACAATTGAAGACGAAGAAATCAAAAAAATAGAAGCCGATTTAACCATTGTCGATGGAAAAATTGTGTATGCAAATGGCGATTTTTCTTCGTTCTCACCTCCGCATATTCCGATCCTGCCGGACTGGTCGCCAACAAATATTTATAACGGATATCCTTCGAAAAGCAGCTTCCAGAGTACAATCGAGAATAATGCAAAAGCCGATTCAAAACCAGGATTAACGTCTCAGATACACAGCTGCTCCGGAAGTTGTGATGTGCATGCACACAGCCACGATATCGCTAGAATGAGCAATGTTCCCGTTAATAATTATAACGCATTCTGGGGCGCATTGGGCTGTTCCTGCTTTGCATTTTAA
- a CDS encoding M17 family peptidase N-terminal domain-containing protein, translated as MKNTILTYKLRNIMFLFILTAGLFINQAFAQTAALGSTTTWGKVDGVSVNGLVQGPSSAEADLQVACVFEYTEGDIFNPPALPANLNGMVHLDDAFKGLITELRKSGKFTGHSLETLLITPPKGTLASKKLLLIGLGDRTKFMPDLMISVGSVAMREALRLGVSDFSFASDIKDAGIDSPTALVAANVVLGSFEAYRTQTYLKQKKLSDHKPLTKIILLAGPAFYNVAGEGIQEAIAKLNSK; from the coding sequence ATGAAAAATACAATCTTAACATACAAGCTTAGAAACATAATGTTTCTATTTATTTTAACAGCAGGCTTGTTTATTAATCAAGCTTTTGCACAAACCGCCGCACTCGGTTCCACTACAACTTGGGGTAAAGTAGACGGAGTTTCGGTAAACGGATTGGTTCAGGGACCATCGTCTGCAGAAGCAGATTTACAGGTTGCCTGCGTTTTTGAATATACAGAAGGTGACATATTTAACCCTCCTGCCCTTCCGGCAAATCTAAACGGAATGGTGCATTTAGATGACGCTTTTAAAGGCTTAATTACAGAATTACGCAAAAGCGGCAAATTTACAGGACATTCACTTGAAACCTTATTAATTACACCGCCAAAAGGAACTTTAGCATCAAAAAAACTTTTGCTTATTGGTTTAGGCGACCGCACAAAATTTATGCCTGATTTGATGATCAGTGTGGGAAGTGTGGCAATGCGCGAGGCTTTGCGTTTAGGTGTAAGTGATTTTTCTTTTGCTTCTGATATTAAAGATGCTGGAATAGATTCTCCAACAGCTTTAGTAGCCGCAAATGTGGTTTTAGGTTCTTTTGAAGCCTATAGAACGCAGACGTATTTAAAACAGAAAAAATTATCAGATCATAAACCTTTAACTAAAATTATCCTGCTTGCAGGCCCAGCTTTTTATAATGTTGCAGGCGAAGGCATTCAAGAAGCAATTGCAAAACTGAACTCTAAATAA